TTTTCCCCCTTTTTGACCACAGGATATCGTTTTCTTTTCTCTTTGGAGTCACCTTGTACGCGCCCACTGGAAAACACGGGTTTTGGGAGAAACTGCTGGAGTACCAATCGTGCGAATAATTCGGTAGAAGTCTCGTTGAACTAAACTAGGTGTTATAGAATGATCAGTTTTATCGTTCACCAAACCAACGGCGATGTCCCCGACCGGAATTAGCTGCTTCACTACTGGATGGTTGACGATAGAAAACAAGGGTTGCTACGCACTCTCGTGATTAGTACTAAATTAGGTTGCTTTGAGAGTGCCGAAAAGAAATTGACGTTGGGAATAATAACTATCAGCCACCAACACAGATAATTGTTCTTTTTCAAAGGTTGGACACAAATTCGAGGGCAAATCTTAAATGATAACGGAAATCATACAAGAATTGAATCTAGCGATTTTCAAGGCTTACATTTTGTAGAATGTTATACTATCAAAAATAATGTTTGTGTAGCACGCGCTAGAATTGATGTGCTAATTAAAGTTTGAGGTTAATGCAATCCGCTCCACAACTGAATTTTTAGGGTACGTTGTTGCTAGTAAAACACACTATTTAATTTGTATAAAACCCTTCCACGAACAATCGCTGTCGAAAGATATGGGGAGGGGGAGCTAAGTTTTTCATAACATAGCTTCAAATTTGTTTTTTAAGGAACAGGGCTATTATTCCATAAAGGCTTAAACCTATCAATAAACTCTTTCTCCCACCGCTCAATCTCATTACAAACCTCCCAACCAATCCCAGGTAATTTTCCCTCCACTAACAACTGCTCAATTTGACTTTCTCGATGATGTTCTGGATACTTCAAAGAATTAAACCGAAGTTTCAGATTAGTAGTACAACCAACATAATACAACTCATAACTCTCATCAAACACGAAATAAACGCATTGCACCTCTGGCAACTTTCCCTTCTCCTGCCATTTCAAATACTTAAGACCTTGCAGAAACACTTCCCTCTCATCCAACATTTCCGCTTCTGCCCACATTTTATCATAAGTAGCTTCCGCCTCCTTATACTGTGGCCCTCCACCCCGTTCCAACTTCCAAGCCACTCGAATCGTTTTTATTTTGCCCCACTCGCGCCTTTTCATAGCCCTAAATAGCAGCATATTCTCTGCTCTTTTTCTCCCCTTAAACAAGGGAACGTTCTGAGGTAATTCTCCCTTTTCATACTGGTCAAGTATGTTCTCAGCCCATTGAATGTTCGGAACGTTCTGAAATGTTCTAGACGTTCCACCCTTGTTCTGCGGGTGTTCCGAGCTTTTCAGCAATTGTTCTGGATGTTCTCGATGTTCTGTATGATGTTCCGACTTAACCTGAACTACGCTATCTTTAGAATGCTCAACATTCTCCACATTCTTAAACACGGCATTCCAATCATCAACCAAAAGCCCTTGCAATCTTTCCCGCTTATTAGTCTTACAAATTAAATCTCCCTTACCCAGCAATAAGTGAGCGATTGGCGGCGGGTCTAAAGCAACCAGAGAAGCAACAATCGAATCCACCCTTAAGCCAATTTTCACTGGTAAATTAGCCTTGATAATCGAAGACACCACCCGTTCTAATGGATGCTGCGTTCCCAAAAATAAATGGATACCCGCTTCTCTAGCTTTCTGTCCCAATCTTTCAATACTTTCTTCCAATGCTTTCTTCGATTTACTTTCAGCTACAAAATCTGCATATTCATCAAACAACACCAAAATAATTGGTATTGAATATCCAGCTTCTAAATACTGATTGATATTCCCTACACCAACTTGCTCGAATTGTCTATATCGCTTCTCCATCTCATCCACTAACGACTGCATGAACGAAATAGTTTCATCCTTATCTTTTAGTATCGGTCTAAGTAACCAAGGAATTCCTTCAAACTTACTAAATTTACTGCGTTTTGGGTCTATCAAAGCTAACTTAACTTGCACTGGTAAATAATTGCATATTACAAAAGCGATAACCGAGTAAAACCATTCCGTTTTACCGCTACCTGTCATCCCCACTACCAGTCCATGACAAGTTTCTGGTTCTTGTAAATCTATCTCTACCAATTGTCCTTCTAAATTAACGCCTACCGGAATTGTCAGTTTACTTTTATCTGCTTTTTTATATTGAGAAAACAGTACGAATTGTCTATCTTGTCTGGGTACATCAATTGAAATATGACCCGACTGTGACATGATAATCGGAGTATCTGGTAGTTCTACTGCTATTTTTAAATCTTCGGCTAAATCTTGAATTTTATTAAACTTTATCTTCGGTTGAGGTTTGACTTTATAACGAATAAAAGTTGGACTGACAATTTCACCTACAAAAGAGACAGGCGCATCAAATTCGGCTAATGAACTAATAATCGCCTCAGCGATATTATTCTGATTAGATTCTTGTTCTTCTCTTGAAGGAAGTTCTCTTATATTTTCCTGGGTTATCGTTTCACCTACAACAGGTACGTAGTATTGCCTGTCGATGATTTCTTGTCCAGTTACTACTACCCCCAAAGCATTGCAATAGACTGTCGCCCGTGCTTTTTCATTAGCATTGCGATATGGCGTTTTCTTCCACAAACTCAATGAAGTGCAAATAGCAGAGACGCCTAAAATACTACCCGTACCAAAACAAGCTATTTTTGCAATATTATTACCATTCCAACCGATTTGAGAAATTGGAAAGAAAAGTGATGCCCCCAAACAAGTAGCAACACCAACTAATTGCAAACCACAACGGTGCCACTCTTCTCTATCATTTTGTGGGTTGAATAATTGCCAAAGTTGTGTGGGTTCTTTCATTTTTTGGTAGTAGGTAGTAGGTAGTAGGTAGTGGGTAGTAGGTAATAGGTAAGAGATAATAAGTAACATGTAATATATAGTAATCAATCTTTCCCACTACCTAGTACCTACTACCTACTACCCACTACCCAATTAAAACCAAACCCAAATAATACCGATTAATGCAGAAACACCTAACAATCCCAGTAGCAGAATCAAAGCACTAGGACTACTTTTAGTTAGTTGGGATACTGTATTGGGAACTAACGTGATAATCAGCATTCCAATTAATATCAGGAAAACGATTAAGCCTTGAATTGCTAAACTGACGATAGTAATTCGGCTGGGGAAAGGAGAAATTCTTAGAATCGAATGCAGTAGCGAGAAAATAGACCAACCTGTTAGGAAACAGGCGGTGAAGAATAGGAAACCAGGATGGATAAAAGACATGAAGATAGAGAGACAAAGAACAGGGGAGAGGAAAGAATTAGCTAATCTTCAGACCAAATAAAGAAAACTCTTGCATAAATTGGTTCGAGTATTCTTTAACAGCTTGTTCTGCTTGCTTGTCAGCTTGTTTAGCTTTCGACAGTGCTTCGGCGTGTTTGACTGCCAGTGGGCCTAATGCTTGAATTGCCTTAGCATCGGCACTCGCTTCCATCGTGGCAGCTTTCCCATGCTGTACCTGAGCTGCCCTCCAAGCGACGTGGTTTTGAGCAGAAGCGATCGCGATATCCGATAATGCTTTATACCCTCGTTTGGTATACTTGACCGTTTTTTTCGATTCCTTCGCTTGTGCAGCCAATGATTTCGCTTCATCTTCACTAAAAGTACGTTTGGCTGGTAGCCTGTCTCCAAAGTAATTTTCTGAGAAATAACCCATTTAGAACTCCTGAAAAAATCGATTGGTCAGTTGTCAGTTGTCAGTTGTCAATAGTCAATAGTCAATAGTCAGTAGTTAGTTGTCAAAATCAAAATTTATAGGACTTACGCACTCAGCCAAATTTTCAACGAGATAATGAGCTTTTTAGCCTCATAACCGATGCCCAGACCAACGAGATTTCGTTTCAGTGCATAAGTCCTAATTTATTAATAAATATTGTTCGTTGAAAGTTTGAAAACATTAACTACTGACCACTAACTACTGACCACTAACTACTGACTAAATCCCCGAATTCACCAAACACTTTTTGAAGTTAGAAATTGCCGTTTGAGTTTGCTTTAACTCTTTGGTGATTTGAGAGTTTTGAGTTTGCAGCATTTTGTTTTGTGCTTGCAAAGTTTGGTTCTGCTTATTCATCAGAGATATTTGGTTCGCCATCATCTGCAAACCCAAACAGAAACCAAAACCTAAAATTACTAGCACTCCACACACCAAAAGGATAGGTTTGGCATTAGTATTACTCGGATTGATGTTAGTAGCAATTGGTGTGGAAGTGCAATCGCAAGGTACGAAAGCTTCCGAACGTAGCAACACTCCTGGATACAAAGCAGTAGCTTGTATCCTTTCAAATTCTTGTTGTTCCATACTAGGTAATACGTAGTGGGTAATTGCTAATGGATAATTGGTAATTGGGTAATGGGTAGTGGGTAGTAGGTAGTGGGAAAGATTGATTACTATGTATTACCTGTTACTTATTATCTCTTACCTATTACCTACTACCCACTACCTACTACCTACTACCCAATTAAGGCATAGAAAGGTAAGGAAAATCCCAGCAATCAGAAGGATTGGGAGGTAAATTTTTCACTTGGTTAAATAGATTTACCAGTTTTCGCCACATCATCTGTTGTTCTCCCTGACTGAATTGCTGGGTTGATAGTTCTTTTCTGAGAACTTGGATTTCCTTAAGGATGCTAATTTCTAATTCTCGAATATCCCGAAGTCTGTTTTCGATGGCAGAAAGCGAATTGCTTTCAGGTGTAACTCCGTGGTTAAAACTAAAGGGTCTTTTGTTTCCTGCCCCTCCGGTAGCACGAACTTTTCTATTAATTGGTCTAATTTGATTTCGCTAGCCGACAATTCTTGTAATTTCAGCAAATCAGTAGTAATCTTGGTTGCCGACTTACCAACCGCACGCTTAAGACCTAGTAAATGACCAATTTGAATGCCTGTATTGATATCCCCAATCTCTTGCAATCCTTTGACGATACCAGCTTTAATTCTGGCTTCTGTAGCTGATTTATCGGCTTCTAATAATTGCTGGGCAATTTCAGCGCATTGAGTGCCTAGCTGTGTAGATAAAGATTCCTCTGCTTCCGGTTCTTCGTATTTGGGCTTTTTTGCCTTTTTGTTCTGAGTGTTCTGAGTGTTCCGAATGTTCTGGGCGTTCCGAATCACTTCTTCAATCTTTTGTTGAGTTTCAGAATTTACTGGTGTTTGTCCGTTGTTGGTACTCATTTTTTAACTCCTGAAATTGCTTTTCTATGTCAATACCCTCTAATAAGAGCGCTTGTTCTGCTAATCCTGCCTGCTTCAGCGCTATGTAAGTGAAATGGCTGTAATTTGGCTTACCCAGAGCTTTTTTTACTCCTACTTTTAGCCACAAGTGCAGTGCTAACACTTCTTTAACTTGCGACCAACCGAGGATTTTTTGTTCCTTTTTGGGGGAGAAGTAATTTAAAGCTTTTAGGTAGGAATTGATAGTATCTCTGGTTTTGATACCTAAAAGCTGCCGCAGATTTAAAACGCTTATCCCATCGGCGTTAGCCGCATTAACCGATATGGTTTTGTAGCCATAGCGTCGAGGCGTCTTTTTAATTTGTGGCATTACATCGAGGGGTAGACACTCTTTTAAAATAAAAAAAATCCCAATTATTTGCTATGTCTGATTGACGGTTAATTAGTTTTTTCTTGACGGGAGATTCGTTCATCAATTTCGCCGAAGTGTTGGCAAATGTGTGGCTTTGGTTCTACGTATCTAGCACTGGTTGGTTTGGCTAAGTAGTGACTCAGCGTATCGATAGGAATTTGGCTGATTTCGTGTAATTCTTCCAGTGACATTCCATGTTTTTGTTTGAATTCTCTGGGATGAATTGGTGTTGGTATGTAATAAATTGATTTTGGTATCACGTTGCACTCCTAAAACAATCGAGCAATTCAAAAAGCAAAGCTCAACCTTAAACCTGAACCTTGCTTGTTAATTCTGATTTTTATTTCTTCAGTTGTTCAAAACTTGTACTGCTATTGACAATGGCAGTAAAATGTTGTTGAATCAAAGGCTCTAAAAGCAAAATTTTAAAACTTAGTTTTCAATTTTGAATTTTGAATGCGTGAATTTTGAATTTTGGATTGATTTACCTGCCCCATTCGCGCAACATGGTGTGGCAAAATTTAGGAATATTTGCGGGTTCTACGATAACCAAAGCGCCTTTATGCAGTCGGGAATTTACGGTTTCGTATCTACCAGCCGGGTTATGACTGGCCGTATCGTTTACTAAAATGCCGCTTGCAACTAAACTATCGATGATGGCTGCAAATCTATTGTCGGGGTCGCCCCGATGTCCGCCTACGAATAACACCGATACTCTGGCAGAAGTAATTGGTAGTGCTGTTGGCGAATACTGACTTACCATGCAGCGTTCCAGGTCAAAAGTTTGGCTGTTGCATTGTAGTTGGGCGATAATTTTGGTGACGGTTCTGTTTTTCCATTCTCGGTAGTTGGGGTGCAAAAAGGCCGTCCCTTTACCAAAGCGGGGGCGCAGTTTACTGACTACCTGACCGGGAAGCCATATTCTCAAATCTCGCGAAGAAAAGAATGATTCCCGTTGGCAGTCGTAGTCATTCGCTATCAGCGCTGTTTTTTTCATTTGGTTTCTGGCAGTTGCTATAATTTCCTCTTTCTTTCAAACAGTCGAATTCGATTTCAGCACGAACTTTCCCAATCCAAAACCTAAATTCTAAATAAATTTGAATTTAGAATTTCCAATTTGAATTGAACAAATATTTTTTTGGCCGAATCAGATGGAGAGTAAGAAAATCCACCGGAAAAAGCAAGTTGCTTTAAAATTCGATATCCTCTTCCATCGCGTCGGGTACGCTAGCATTCCCCATATCATTAATGAATGCTTTGAATGCTTCTAACCCGGTATATTTTTGCCCATCAGTGCTGCGATAGTCACCGCGTGTTGACCAACCAAACCAGCCTAGTAATTGTGCTAAGGTTCCGAACTCTGATGCGATTGTTTCTATTTCTTTTTCTTGCTGTTGTTCTTTATCGGCTACAGTTTGTTGATATTCTTGCAGTTCTTGTCGCTGTTTGATAATGGTTTGCTCGAAATTTGATAGTTCCTTTCTCAATGGTTCGTGTTCTGGTATTTCGAGGATGATATTTGAGGTTTTAACGAGTGTTTTATGGGTTAGCCCTTGCGCTACTAAGTGGTCTAATAACACCCACCATGAATCTGGCTCTCGTTCCCATTTTCCTACGATTTCACCTGCATATCCCGTCCACATATCGTGGTTGATAACTATGATTCTCGCGCCTATTTCAATGTTGTTCGTGCGGGTAATGTTGGTAGTGGAAGAGTCGCTATTACTATTTGATTTGGTGGTTTTAAATTCATCTAGAAGGGCAGTTTTTTCTCGTGCCAATTGTTGGGATTCTGCTAATTGCGCGTTAGCTGCCGCGTGCATTTGTTGGAGTGACTCGTAAGTTTGTCGTAAAGTTTGAATGTCTTGTCGCAATTGATTCAATTCTTCGGTTTTATTATCATCAGCTTTAACGGTAGCAGCAGCGGGTGATGACTTTTCTTTTCGCAGTAGGTCTAATTCGGCTTTGAGTTGTCGAATCGTGGCATTTTGTTGTTGGATTAGTTCGGTTAGTTCGCTGTATTCGCGAGTGGTGATGGGGATGCCACCGCCGTTGTGTTTGGTGTTAGATTTGTGTAAGTAACTGGCAATGGCTATTGCCATTTCTCCAGTGGTTGGTTGGGCGTCTACTTCGTGGGTTCTTAGTTTGGCTAGCAGTTGGGCTTTGGCGATTATCGGTTCTCGTTCGTTTTCTGCGATGTTCCAGACTTGATAAGCGCGATCGCATTCTGTTTCTGATACAATGGTTTGGCTTAGTTCGGTGTGGTTGTTGGCAATGGCGTTGGATAGGTTGTTGACGGCTTTATCGGATAAGCCTAAGCGGGTGGATAGTTGACGGCGACATTTGTCTAGTTTGGTTAGTTTGTTTTCGATTTCGTTGGTTAGTGACTCATCTCCTTGGTTAGCGGCGGTTTTGAATTGGTCGTGTAAGTTGAGTGATGTGGAGAGAATTGTATTTAGTTCCTGATAGGTGTCGGGGTCGATTGGTTTGACTTCGTTGGGGAAAAATTCTTGGAGTTCTCCCGATAGTAGTTGAACTGAGATGATTTCTTCATCCTGGATATTTTGAACCAAGGCGATGTTACCGGAGTGTTCTGAGTCTGAGGCTAATATTTTGACTGGTTTGCCGATAGCGATTTCTGGGATGGAAGGGGGGCAAGTGTTTTCAGCTTTTACTCTTTGTTTGATGAGGGAAATCGTCCATTTGGCGTCTTCGTTTAAGATTTGCTCGATTTGTGCTTCCGTTCCTGCCAATAGTGCGGCGGCATGGCAGATGGGCATATTGAGGATTTTATCGTAGAGTTGGGGACATTTTTCGATTAGTTTGGCTTGGGCTAGGATGTTGCGGTAGTAACGGACTATTTCTTTGGGAAAGCAGTGTTTTAGTAGTTCTTTTAGTTCGCTTTCTCCTAATGCTGTTTCTAGTTCTAGTAGTTTGTAGCCTAGTTCTAAGCTTTGTTCTTTTAGTTTACTGAGGGTGGCTGTGTGGGAGGAACCCAATTCGACGACTTCTTTAGCTAAGGCGATGGTTTGACTGCTAGTTTCGGGTGGAAATTGATAGTTTTTTAATGGTGAAATTGTAGTAGATGACATGATATTGCTCCTGATATTAGTTGAGTTTTCTGAAAAGGTTGAAAAATCGCTGTTTTGATTGAGGTGGTTGGTTGTTTTGGCTGGTATAGCCTGGAAATTGTTAATAGAATTTGCGAGTGCGTTTAGTATTTGCCGTCCGACTGCTAGCGCTAGCAGTGGCGGTACGGCGTTACCGATTTGTCGGTGTCCTCGCCATTTGGTAGGAGAGAATTGAAACCAGTCGGGGAATGAGGATAGTCTGGCGGCTTCTCGGACGGTGATTACTCTGGGATATTCTGGGTGAATGGGACGGGGTGCAGTATGTCTTCCTCGTTCGCTATCCGTTCCGGCTCTTAAGGTGTGGGATTGCGTTTGGTAATCTAAACGGTACAAACGGCTAATTGGCTCGATTTCTCCGTAGGGTGTGGTGATAAATCTGGTGATGACTTCTGGTGAGTGGTCGGTGAGGGTGCAGCCTGTTAGTTGTTGAGGATGCCAGTTGGTTGGAGGGGTAAAGATGTTATTGAGGTATTGAGAGTATTCCCCCGGCTGCCAGTTGGTTTCTACGATGTCTTGATTGAGGTCTAGCAGGGCTTCTAATGGCTTTAAGTCGAATAGGGCATCCCAAACTGTGATTTTGTCTTTGGCTGGCTGTGGGACGCTGATTGATGTGTCTAGGCAACCGACCCAGAATAAGCGTTCTCTGGATTGGGGTACGCGATAGTCGGCGGCGTTGAGTCGCCATTCTTGGATTTGGTAGCCGTGACTGAGTAATTGTTGCCAGCAGTGGTTGACGAGTTCTGCATGGCGTTCATCTCTCATTCCGGCGACGTTTTCCATCAGGAAAGCGCGGGGATGCAGTTCTTTGATTAGTCGAACGAAGTGGTGGATGCCGCTGTTGCGGGTGTCTTGGGGGTTTCTTTTGCCGATGCGGGAGAATCCCTGACATGATGGGCCACCGATGATGAGGTCGATGGGGTTTTTGTTGCCGATGTGGGACGTGATTTCGGCTGCTGTTAGTTGGGTGATGTCGCTACACAACACCGGGGTGTTGGGGAAGTTTACCCCGTACTGCGCTGCTGTTTGGGGGTCTTTTTCGATTGCTAGGGCTATTTTTAACCCAGCCGCTTCCATTCCTAAGTCCAATCCTCCCACTCCGGCATATAGGCTGATTGCCTGTGGTCGAGGATGAATGGGGATGCTGAAATCGTCTGGGTGTGGCATGATAATAATCCGTTTTTTGCTTTGTGCCTCGGTTGGTAGCCGGGGCTTTTACTTTCTTTTCGATCATTATACGCAATTTACGTATTTAATTACCAGAGTCTAAGAGATCGGATAAGTCATCTGCTTTTACTAACTCTCTGATTTGGTTAAGTATGTCTTCTTTGTGAAGAGTGACCGCAACTGAGTCAGGACGGCCTGAAAAGTCTGGCCCCCAGCCTTCAATTGTTCGTTCCGATAACCCTGTTACTCTTGAGAGAACTTTTACACAGGCTTTGTAATAGCCTCTTTCTCCTGGCTCGATGTTCTTAACCCATTTCCGGCAAAATTCCACAGGTTCCAAAATCAATCTCTTGAACGCATCGAATCTATCATGTACCTCCTATAGGTTTCTTATAATAAGGCACGCTCCGTATATTACGTATTTCACGTATAGATAACTTGCACAAGCAGGTCTACTTTTAACAAGATCGCTTTTTTCAACCAGCTATTTATTACGAGTAATACGAATAACGCGAAACTCTTATTTTAAGGATTATCTCTAGTTCCACTAAAAAGTCAAGTTGGATTTCGTGAATTTTTGTGAAAAGTGTAAAAATCGAGTTATGGCAGTTGTGCTGCTAACTGGAGCAAACAGTAAACAGCGAGGAACTACGTGGCAAGACCTAAAAAAGAAGACCATCCGGAGCGCCTTGAACGATGGGCTGGGCTATTAAACCACCTTAAGCAGCAAATTCAAGTTAATTTGGATGAACAACAAAAAAATGAGCTTCTTTTGCGCTTTTTGAGCCGAAATGCCTCAAAATCTATTGCTTCTTTGACATCTTTAGAGCGTTGGCTAGCTGGAGAACAGTTACCTAGCCCTACTACTCGTGCTTTGGTAGCATCTGCTTTAGGACTTTCCAGGCAAGTGCTAGATGGTTTTTTGTTCAAAGGAACTCCAAGTTGGATGGAGTTAAGTCAAATGCTTCCGCCTATTTCTCAAGAATATAAAAATCCTTCCTATTTGGATTTGGGAGCAATAGACGCTAGAAATGAAGCTAATTTATTACCGATAATTAAATTATTATTATCTTATTTATCTCTGTCAAAGCTAGTAGAAATTAGAGATTTTATTAGCAGTCAAATTGAACAAGAAATAACTCGTTTGAAGTTAAACATTTCTACTTATCAGAACCATCCACTTCGGCTAATTATTCAAGAAAATTGTATCCGTTCGGGCGGAAGCGAGCGGTTTGCAGAAATTATATTAAGTGGAGAGCCTAAAGATTTGACTCGCTCCTCACTGTTCGATATTATTACAGGAATACGCTTGCCAAACCAAAAAGAGCTTAAAGCTTTGTCTCTTTACTTAAAAGATAGGGATAACAACTATTATCCTCATGATTTTTTAGCGGCTCTACTTGCAGACAAAAAAGTTGACAATAATCAATTAAATTGGAACGATCGGAATTGTCAAGAAAATTTTAGTTTGGAGAAAACTGAGAATGGTGCTAATTATGAAGGAGGAAATTAATGGATGGTGCGTGCGAGTTATCTAAAGAGTTTTTAGTAGCTACAGAGTACTGGTTTTATCAATCTCTACTTAATGTCGTATCACCTTCCTTGAAACAACTACTCCTTTGTGTAAAGTTACAAAGGGTGTGCGGCTTGTCTCTTCCAGTAAAGTTGATATTTCATTGTGGTTCTAAGGAGCTAGTAAAAAAACTGTGGGATAGAGTTGAAGAAATTGCTTTAGCGATATACCAACTTCGACCTAAGTTAGGACAATCTCTACTACCCCATTTTGTATTTTATTTACAAGGACAACCTGCATCTCCGCTAGTTAATCCTTTAGTAATGCTAAGCGCACTAGCTCAAGAAGATAATCAACAGCTTTTACCTGCAAACCAACCATCTTTATTAGGAGAATTTATGAACTTACCTTTAGTTTTTTTTAACCCTAATGTTTTAGAGTCTTTTCCTTTATTTGGAAAAATAGATGATTTTTGGCTGGGGATAGCAATGGAAATTCATCAAGAACAAAAACCGTGTTTTTTAGTTAGTATGGATTTTCATAGGAATATTCTTTTTAATGAAGCCGCTGTTAAGTTGCTCAATTCCACTTCGGAAAAGTTGCTTGCTAAATCTTTGCCTAAGTTTTGGGTACCGCCCCAAGAAATTCAACCAGTTGATTACGATGCAAATATTCCACAACAGTTGACTGATTTCAATTCCTTATTGAGGGGAAATTCTCTACTACATTCCCATCGCTATGAAGGATGGCGCGAAGATGCTCAAGCTGGCACGGCAACTTGGGGAACCTGGGTTGATGATATCGAATACAAAGAATTACCAGTGGGTGGAAATGCTCGTAAAATGGTAGTTTTGGATTGGATTAGCACTCCTTCTAATACCCCCTTGCAGAGGGTCTAAGTTGAGCGCCATCGACTGGTATATCAGTGCCGTTAATCCAATTGGCCCGATCGCTCAGAATAAATGCAACTACTTCTGCAATTTCTTCTGGAGTAGCTAGTCTTTTCGAGGGAAAGTCTCGCTGTTCAAAATCGGCGAACCAGTCTGGATTAACTTGCTTAAATTTGTCCCACCCTCCACCTGGAAAGTAGGTCGAACCTGGAGATAAACTGTTTACTCTAATCTTGTATTCAGCCAGTTCCCGAGCTAAGGACTCTGCCAAATATATTTGTGCAGCCTTGGCACAACCGTATTGCGCTCTTGGAGATGCCTTTTTTGCAGAGATGGAACTAATTAGTACGATACTCCCACTACCGCGTTGCTGCATGAATGGAACCGATGCTCGGATTGCATTAACACAATGGAAGAAGTTCAACTCAAATGTTTGTTGCCAGTCCAAGGGCGTCGATTCTAATAGAGAGCCACCTAATACTCCCCCTGCATTCCCTACTAAGTAGTCAATCCCACCCAACACAGTGGCACACTCTTTCACGAAAGCTTCCACTTGGCTGGGAACGGTTACGTCAGCAATAACACCGTGGGCTTTAATCCCGTAAAGCGTGAGTTTTTCTATTGTTTCGTCAAGCTGGCTAGCTCCTCTAGCACAGATACCGATATTGCACCCCTCTTTGGCAAGTTGAAGTGCGATCGCTTGCCCGATTCCTTTGCTACCACCAGTGATTAGGGCAACTCTGTCTTTTAGGTTTAAATCCATTTATTTGTTTACTATATTGATATTGCTGTTTCTAATCATAGCTGAATCAGTTTGCTATTTTGCAGATTTAGGTGTAGCTGCTCAATATCATCATCTCGGTTTGGGATCTACTACTTTAAATAATTAAATATAACAATTTTTTTT
The Leptolyngbyaceae cyanobacterium DNA segment above includes these coding regions:
- a CDS encoding DNA translocase FtsK, with the translated sequence MKEPTQLWQLFNPQNDREEWHRCGLQLVGVATCLGASLFFPISQIGWNGNNIAKIACFGTGSILGVSAICTSLSLWKKTPYRNANEKARATVYCNALGVVVTGQEIIDRQYYVPVVGETITQENIRELPSREEQESNQNNIAEAIISSLAEFDAPVSFVGEIVSPTFIRYKVKPQPKIKFNKIQDLAEDLKIAVELPDTPIIMSQSGHISIDVPRQDRQFVLFSQYKKADKSKLTIPVGVNLEGQLVEIDLQEPETCHGLVVGMTGSGKTEWFYSVIAFVICNYLPVQVKLALIDPKRSKFSKFEGIPWLLRPILKDKDETISFMQSLVDEMEKRYRQFEQVGVGNINQYLEAGYSIPIILVLFDEYADFVAESKSKKALEESIERLGQKAREAGIHLFLGTQHPLERVVSSIIKANLPVKIGLRVDSIVASLVALDPPPIAHLLLGKGDLICKTNKRERLQGLLVDDWNAVFKNVENVEHSKDSVVQVKSEHHTEHREHPEQLLKSSEHPQNKGGTSRTFQNVPNIQWAENILDQYEKGELPQNVPLFKGRKRAENMLLFRAMKRREWGKIKTIRVAWKLERGGGPQYKEAEATYDKMWAEAEMLDEREVFLQGLKYLKWQEKGKLPEVQCVYFVFDESYELYYVGCTTNLKLRFNSLKYPEHHRESQIEQLLVEGKLPGIGWEVCNEIERWEKEFIDRFKPLWNNSPVP
- the dcm gene encoding DNA (cytosine-5-)-methyltransferase, whose amino-acid sequence is MPHPDDFSIPIHPRPQAISLYAGVGGLDLGMEAAGLKIALAIEKDPQTAAQYGVNFPNTPVLCSDITQLTAAEITSHIGNKNPIDLIIGGPSCQGFSRIGKRNPQDTRNSGIHHFVRLIKELHPRAFLMENVAGMRDERHAELVNHCWQQLLSHGYQIQEWRLNAADYRVPQSRERLFWVGCLDTSISVPQPAKDKITVWDALFDLKPLEALLDLNQDIVETNWQPGEYSQYLNNIFTPPTNWHPQQLTGCTLTDHSPEVITRFITTPYGEIEPISRLYRLDYQTQSHTLRAGTDSERGRHTAPRPIHPEYPRVITVREAARLSSFPDWFQFSPTKWRGHRQIGNAVPPLLALAVGRQILNALANSINNFQAIPAKTTNHLNQNSDFSTFSENSTNIRSNIMSSTTISPLKNYQFPPETSSQTIALAKEVVELGSSHTATLSKLKEQSLELGYKLLELETALGESELKELLKHCFPKEIVRYYRNILAQAKLIEKCPQLYDKILNMPICHAAALLAGTEAQIEQILNEDAKWTISLIKQRVKAENTCPPSIPEIAIGKPVKILASDSEHSGNIALVQNIQDEEIISVQLLSGELQEFFPNEVKPIDPDTYQELNTILSTSLNLHDQFKTAANQGDESLTNEIENKLTKLDKCRRQLSTRLGLSDKAVNNLSNAIANNHTELSQTIVSETECDRAYQVWNIAENEREPIIAKAQLLAKLRTHEVDAQPTTGEMAIAIASYLHKSNTKHNGGGIPITTREYSELTELIQQQNATIRQLKAELDLLRKEKSSPAAATVKADDNKTEELNQLRQDIQTLRQTYESLQQMHAAANAQLAESQQLAREKTALLDEFKTTKSNSNSDSSTTNITRTNNIEIGARIIVINHDMWTGYAGEIVGKWEREPDSWWVLLDHLVAQGLTHKTLVKTSNIILEIPEHEPLRKELSNFEQTIIKQRQELQEYQQTVADKEQQQEKEIETIASEFGTLAQLLGWFGWSTRGDYRSTDGQKYTGLEAFKAFINDMGNASVPDAMEEDIEF
- a CDS encoding SDR family oxidoreductase; amino-acid sequence: MDLNLKDRVALITGGSKGIGQAIALQLAKEGCNIGICARGASQLDETIEKLTLYGIKAHGVIADVTVPSQVEAFVKECATVLGGIDYLVGNAGGVLGGSLLESTPLDWQQTFELNFFHCVNAIRASVPFMQQRGSGSIVLISSISAKKASPRAQYGCAKAAQIYLAESLARELAEYKIRVNSLSPGSTYFPGGGWDKFKQVNPDWFADFEQRDFPSKRLATPEEIAEVVAFILSDRANWINGTDIPVDGAQLRPSARGY